The genomic DNA AGAGGTTAATATATTGCAGGCATTTCAAATGGCCAATATCATTGGGAAGCAAACAAATACGAGAATCACACAAATCTAAGACACGTAGGTACctcagtcctccaaaggattcAATGAAGTTAACCTCATTGAAATAACAGTTACTCAAATTTAGGATGATCAACGTAGATAACCTGTTGTCACCATGATTTTTGTCCTGAAACAAGTGTTTTACACAACAAATGGACAAATAACGGGTCTCTTTAGTAGAGCTATGGCAAGATTCCCCAAATTCAAATCTACCATACACCATGTACAAGGTCATGCATTACAAATGTGCCTGCCTCCACCTCAATATGGGATATTACAAGTGGACCAGTACAATTATCTCCATTGTAATGCTGGAAGAAAGATCTATGCAgcaaatcatcaaaatatttgctaCCTTTCTCTTCAATTCTTGTAGTGTTCGATCTAATAAATCCTTCTGCTACCCAcagttggatgagacgttgctTATTGAATTTGTAATCTTTAGGAAATAAAGAACAATAAGCAAAACACTGCTTCAAATATGTGGGAAGAAAATAGTAGCTTACACTTATAGCAGCGGGCAAATTGCTCTGTTCCAATAACTCCCACAAGGAACTATTCAACACTTCTTCCCAATGGTTTaaatctgaagaagaagaagaagaagagcataaAAGGCCTGAAAGCGTACTTGCTGCCAAGGGCAATCCTTTGCACTTCTTCGCAATGCTCCTACCCACTTCTTTCAGATTGGGAGCAATAGAGCCATAATGCATAGATATGCGCCTTTCCATTATTGACCAACACTCTTCATCAGATAAAATTTGTAGATCATGGGTATAAATGGGGTGCATCATTGAAGAAACTCTTCGACTTCGGGTAGTTACTATTATTCTACTTCCTTCCCCTGTCTCCATGAATGCAATTTTTAGAGCTTCCCAATCGTTTTCCTTTTCAGTCCAAACATCATCTAAGACGATTAAAAATCGCTTCCCCCTTAATTCCTCTCTCAACTTACGTTGAAGTGGTTCTAAGTCACTCAAGTCAGGATTTCTCCCAATCAAGGATGCGAGAATTCCAGAGGTCAATTTCACAACATTATAATCGGTAGACACACAAACCCAAGCTCTTATTTCAAAATGTTTCTCTACATCAGGATCATTATAGACAAGCTGGGCTAAAGTTGTCTTGCCTACACCCCCCAATCCAACAATGGCAATAACAGAAACCTGTTTTTGATTTGCACCTGGATATGACAGCAACTTTGCTTTAATTTCATCTCGCTCTTTCTTCCTCCCGAAAGTAAAAGACTCGTCAACTAGAGAACCACTCTTTGGCCTAGTATCTATTTTATCATTTACACCTTGTGCTTTCCAATTCCCTGACTCTCTGAGATAGTGATCTTCAAGTTTCTTCTCAATCTCCACTAGTTTCTTTATGAGTTCATCATTTACAAGAGGTACAATTTCTTGTTTACGTAAAATTCCTTCAGTATTTAAGTTAAAGGGAAAGAAATGTACCTTTCTACCTCCATATCTTTCATCCTTTTCCTTAAGAGCCTCATATATGAACTCATCCAATATGTCCTCAGCTTGGTAAGCAACGTCTCTGAGATTCCTGAGGCAGCGTTTGACCAAGATATTCTTTGTTTGAGCTTGCTCTGCAAACTTGAGAAGTTCTTGAATCTTACCAAGAACATCTGAGAATGCACGTAGCTCACTTTTCACACACCATACCGATCCAAAATCTCTTAATGCTTCTGAGGACAATTTATCAAGCAAGACTGCTATAAAAAGGGATACAATTATGTCATCGCTGCTTCTGTCCATACTCTCTCCCTGCAAAAAATACGGAACAGAGCACAGGTCTAGATGAGTTTTGTTAATGTTTGTGAGGAAAAGGTTCTCTGGTAAACATAAACAATGGTAATTATCATTCAAGGAAGAGATGTGGAGGAGTTTACCTGTTCATTCACTTCAATAACCTCATCATCAAGCagatttttttgaatgaataaaGCCTCATCAAGCAGGTTTGTTCCAAAAAGTTTTCTTGTTGTCACCGCCCTTGTGTAGCAGATGCTCTAATTATTatgcttattattattttttcaattcaaCATTGGCATATTCTATTTCATATCGCTATCATATGGGCGTGAACGGCTGGCTGTATAGTGGGTGTAACTTTTGGAAAGTGGAACTTTATAtatattcccaaaaaaaaaaaaaaaaaagtccgaaaatttaaattttttttttttttttttaaagtcagTGAAGTGGAAAATTAATATTCAAATTTCTGGaaggttttttttcttaggcCCTGTTTGTTTAGCAGAGAGTCGGGAATGGAATTGTTGTGAAATTGGGACCCACATGATAATGTGGTAACCGATAGGAAATTAAAGTGAAGTTTATCATCACTTTACCACCACTTTACTATTCCGCCATTGTGTTTGGTCATTTTGCTTGGAGAAGATTCCAGAGACTAAAAATAGTAGAAAGAGATAAGTTTGCACAGGGAACCAAAGCAAAGGAGGTGAATATATAGGTGTCGGAGCTATGGAACACACAGTCGGTTGCTTCAAGTCTCCCCTAAGATCtcctccttatttttttttttcttgtagtcCATGCTGCAAGGGGCCAAGGGGCTTGGAGGTAGAGAGTTCGGTTGCTGCAAGTCTCCCCTAagatctccccctttttttttttttttcttgcaatccATGGTGCAAGGGGGCCAAGGGgcttggaggtagagagatcGGTTGCTGCAAGTCTCCCCTAAGATCTCCTCCTTAATGTTTGTGATGAAAATGTTCCCTAGTAAACATAAACAATAGTAATTATCATTCAAGGAAGAGATGTGGAGGAGTTTACCTGTGTATTCACTTCAATAAGCTCATCGTCAACAGATCTTTTTGAATGAATAAAGCCTCGTCTCGGAGGAGTGAAGTTCTCCCACTCTGCCAGGAAAAAAATCTTGTTGATTAGATCAGACAACTTCGATTCGTCAagaaaatttgagagagagaatatcTATACAAGCGAGAGTCACAAAGACATTACAGTTAGGGTTAAACTACTTGAGATAGGtattgttagtgattctaaatcttagaatcatttgaatgaccTACAGTGTAATatcctacttcttaaacccggtctgattacacggttgactcagtttaactatgcaggacccgaaccggagagagttagagcgggctccttatggactatgatggcaagggtgaccttaaacaccggctggcccgacaagtccgagctagtgtcagaagagatgggagtacccaagccgtgtacatgcacctaccataaggccatgtatggataaagcaggtatggtagccgtatattaaggtgtatacgtatattacatcgtatgccaggggtggggttcgcgccgaggcccgaactgtcaaaatcccaagttttggccctcaggtgggcggacaggtgagcacccacccacctgagt from Macadamia integrifolia cultivar HAES 741 unplaced genomic scaffold, SCU_Mint_v3 scaffold949, whole genome shotgun sequence includes the following:
- the LOC122070582 gene encoding disease resistance protein RGA2-like, with product MDRSSDDIIVSLFIAVLLDKLSSEALRDFGSVWCVKSELRAFSDVLGKIQELLKFAEQAQTKNILVKRCLRNLRDVAYQAEDILDEFIYEALKEKDERYGGRKVHFFPFNLNTEGILRKQEIVPLVNDELIKKLVEIEKKLEDHYLRESGNWKAQGVNDKIDTRPKSGSLVDESFTFGRKKERDEIKAKLLSYPGANQKQVSVIAIVGLGGVGKTTLAQLVYNDPDVEKHFEIRAWVCVSTDYNVVKLTSGILASLIGRNPDLSDLEPLQRKLREELRGKRFLIVLDDVWTEKENDWEALKIAFMETGEGSRIIVTTRSRRVSSMMHPIYTHDLQILSDEECWSIMERRISMHYGSIAPNLKEVGRSIAKKCKGLPLAASTLSGLLCSSSSSSSDLNHWEEVLNSSLWELLEQSNLPAAISVSYYFLPTYLKQCFAYCSLFPKDYKFNKQRLIQLWVAEGFIRSNTTRIEEKGSKYFDDLLHRSFFQHYNGDNCTGPLVISHIEVEAGTFVMHDLVHGVW